In Camelus bactrianus isolate YW-2024 breed Bactrian camel chromosome 10, ASM4877302v1, whole genome shotgun sequence, a genomic segment contains:
- the C10H11orf91 gene encoding uncharacterized protein C11orf91 homolog: MPKGRRGSQSPTMSQRPAPPLYFPSLYDRSISSSPLSDFNIWKKLFVPLKAGGAPAGGAAEGWPLPQAPSAPAPPPPPGLGLPNERPCPPPWPSGLASIPYEPLRFFYSPPPGPEVDASPSAPGPTTPRLASASHPEELCELEILIKELELLTITGDGFDSQRYKFLKALKDEKLQGLKTKQPGKKSASLS, translated from the exons ATGCCGAAGGGGCGGCGCGGCAGCCAGAGCCCCACGATGAGCCAgcggccggccccgcccctctACTTCCCGTCCCTCTACGACCGCAGCATCTCCTCGTCCCCGCTCAGCGACTTCAATATCTGGAAGAAGCTCTTCGTGCCGCTGAAGGCGGGCGGGGCACCGGCGGGCGGGGCGGCTGAGGGCTGGCCCCTGCCCCAGGCGCCCTCGGCCCcagcgcccccgccgccgcccggaCTGGGTCTTCCGAATGAGCGCCCCTGTCCTCCGCCCTGGCCCTCTGGCCTGGCCTCCATCCCCTACGAGCCTCTGCGCTTCTTCTACTCGCCGCCGCCGGGGCCTGAGGTGGATGCCTCGCCCTCGGCCCCTGGCCCCACGACTCCCCGGCTTGCCTCTGCCTCCCATCCCGAGGAGCTGTGCGAGTTAGAGATTCTCATTAAGGAGCTGGAGCTGCTCACCATCACTGGAGACGGCTTCGACTCCCAGCGCT ATAAATTCCTGAAGGCACTGAAGGATGAAAAGTTACAAGGACTGAAGACCAAGCAGCCTGGAAAGAAGTCAGCCTCTCTTTCCTGA